The following are from one region of the Paracoccus sp. S3-43 genome:
- a CDS encoding VOC family protein, whose protein sequence is MSRQRLTLVTLGVADMGRARRFYDAWGWAPHPGSQPGVTFYQMNGVVLGLFGLDDLAADQGRPGAALGTGAVTLAQNCAEDAETDAVFQAAIDAGATVLKRPEKVFWGGYSGYFADPDGHVWEIATNPFWPLSPDGSLTLPDA, encoded by the coding sequence CTGTCCCGTCAACGTCTGACCCTCGTCACCCTGGGCGTCGCCGACATGGGCCGCGCGCGGCGGTTCTATGACGCCTGGGGGTGGGCGCCGCATCCCGGTTCGCAGCCGGGCGTGACCTTCTATCAGATGAACGGCGTGGTGCTGGGGCTGTTCGGGCTGGACGATCTGGCCGCCGATCAGGGACGGCCGGGCGCGGCCTTGGGGACCGGGGCGGTCACGCTGGCGCAGAACTGCGCCGAGGACGCGGAAACCGATGCGGTATTCCAGGCGGCGATTGACGCGGGCGCCACGGTTCTGAAGCGGCCCGAAAAAGTCTTCTGGGGCGGTTATTCCGGCTATTTCGCCGATCCCGACGGGCATGTCTGGGAAATCGCCACCAACCCGTTCTGGCCGCTGTCCCCGGACGGGTCGCTGACCCTGCCGGACGCCTGA
- the era gene encoding GTPase Era yields the protein MTESPAAPTRAGFVALIGEPNAGKSTLLNQMVGAKVSIVTHKVQTTRARIRGIALHDAAQIVFVDTPGIFRPRRRLDRSMVAAAWGGASDADIILLLVEAHRGLSDGVVAIIDSLKTLDRKTPVALVINKIDRVKAESLLALSAELNAAYPFVQTFMISAEKGYGCDQLRDWLAATLPEGPWLYPEDQIADLPMRMIAAEITREKLTLRLHEEIPYQLTVETEAWEERKDGSARVDQIVYVARPGHKGIVLGKGGDTIKAVGQAARAELEEFMGRRVHLFLQVKVRENWLDEAERYTEMGLDFRDGDA from the coding sequence ATGACCGAATCACCCGCCGCCCCGACCCGCGCCGGCTTCGTCGCCCTGATCGGCGAGCCCAATGCCGGGAAATCGACGCTGCTCAACCAGATGGTCGGCGCCAAGGTCAGCATCGTCACCCACAAGGTCCAGACGACCCGCGCCCGGATCCGCGGCATCGCCCTCCACGACGCGGCGCAGATCGTCTTCGTGGACACGCCCGGCATCTTTCGCCCGCGCCGCCGCCTGGACCGTTCCATGGTCGCCGCCGCCTGGGGCGGGGCCTCGGACGCCGACATCATCCTGCTGCTGGTCGAGGCGCATCGCGGCCTCTCGGACGGCGTGGTGGCGATCATCGATTCGCTGAAGACGCTGGACCGCAAGACGCCGGTGGCCCTGGTCATCAACAAGATCGACCGGGTGAAGGCCGAAAGCCTGCTGGCGCTGTCGGCGGAACTGAACGCCGCCTATCCCTTCGTGCAGACCTTCATGATCTCGGCCGAAAAGGGCTATGGCTGCGACCAGTTGCGCGACTGGCTGGCGGCGACCTTGCCGGAAGGCCCCTGGCTTTACCCCGAGGATCAGATCGCCGACCTGCCGATGCGCATGATCGCGGCCGAGATCACCCGCGAAAAGCTGACCCTGCGCCTGCACGAGGAAATCCCCTATCAACTGACGGTCGAGACCGAAGCCTGGGAGGAGCGCAAGGACGGATCGGCCAGGGTCGACCAGATCGTCTATGTCGCCCGCCCCGGCCACAAGGGCATCGTGCTGGGCAAGGGCGGCGACACGATCAAGGCCGTGGGCCAGGCCGCCCGCGCCGAGCTTGAGGAATTCATGGGCCGCCGCGTCCACCTGTTCCTGCAAGTCAAGGTCCGCGAGAACTGGCTGGACGAGGCGGAACGCTATACCGAGATGGGCCTCGATTTCCGCGACGGCGATGCCTGA
- a CDS encoding 4-(cytidine 5'-diphospho)-2-C-methyl-D-erythritol kinase, with translation MPVTEAAPAKLNLALHVTGRRADGYHLLDSLVGFAGVGDVVTLDPGPLSLRIDGPFAGGLSGGDNLCLRAARLAGADAAITLTKNLPVASGIGGGSADAAAVLRGLARMGHPLPANTERLGADVPVCLVSNPARMQGVGEIVTPLPPLPAIPLVLVNPGVALSTPQVFAAMEQRNNPGLPHISRFGGLADLTAWLAETRNDLEAPARAIAPVIGQVLEALRATGSAVPRMSGSGATCFGFYDSADHARIAANALKQHGWWAVATELAPPLPCR, from the coding sequence ATGCCCGTCACCGAAGCTGCGCCGGCCAAGCTGAACCTTGCGCTGCATGTGACGGGGCGTCGCGCGGACGGCTATCACCTGCTGGATTCGCTGGTGGGCTTTGCGGGTGTGGGGGATGTGGTGACTCTGGACCCCGGTCCGCTGTCCTTGCGGATCGACGGGCCGTTCGCGGGGGGGCTGTCGGGGGGTGACAACCTGTGCCTGCGCGCCGCGCGGCTGGCGGGGGCGGATGCGGCGATCACGCTGACCAAGAACCTGCCCGTCGCCAGCGGCATCGGCGGCGGCTCGGCCGACGCGGCGGCGGTGCTGCGCGGGCTGGCCCGCATGGGCCATCCGCTGCCTGCAAACACCGAACGGCTGGGGGCCGATGTGCCGGTCTGCCTGGTCTCGAACCCCGCGCGGATGCAGGGGGTGGGGGAAATCGTGACGCCCTTGCCGCCTTTGCCCGCGATCCCGCTGGTGCTGGTCAATCCGGGCGTGGCGCTGTCCACGCCGCAGGTCTTTGCCGCGATGGAGCAGCGCAACAATCCGGGCCTGCCGCACATTTCGCGCTTTGGGGGGCTTGCCGACCTGACCGCGTGGCTTGCGGAAACGCGCAACGACCTGGAAGCCCCAGCCCGCGCCATCGCCCCGGTGATCGGACAGGTGCTGGAGGCGCTGCGGGCGACGGGCTCCGCCGTCCCGCGCATGTCGGGATCCGGGGCCACCTGCTTCGGATTCTACGATAGCGCCGACCACGCCCGGATTGCCGCCAATGCGTTGAAACAGCATGGCTGGTGGGCGGTCGCGACGGAACTGGCACCCCCGCTGCCGTGCCGCTAG
- a CDS encoding tetratricopeptide repeat protein, which yields MTLTRPTLALIAALMAALSLPAGAQERPAPRPEGDAPDAAATQAPKPDSAPLTFGLAGPFLAARMATVESDFQAAARFFVQAVAHDPGDRFLQDSALVALVSAGEIDRAVALADRIGSEGEPTELSHLIHRADLVHSGDWTGLLADVGTPGDAESEADLLAGMLRGWGLLGAGKASEALAEFERLSRVEGVAPMVNYHLALARALVGDYEGAESLLADDMTGAHILGFTARAQILTQLERRDDAVAMIEAIPGVEAEPQLLALRDRIKSGQPVAFDVVRTPADGIAQAFLTFASALVSSPDPEPLSLIHARLAAWLSPDTAEARLMVAQILQERQQFDLAEPEFDALRRMGQMRPVAELARIDTLSRADRTDEASKAALSLTAAYPDLPQAWIALGDLLRQQEKFAQAVPAYDKALALLADAPADTRWFPLYARGIALERSQQFDRAEADFLAALEIRPNQAGLLNYLGYSWIDRNKNLDRALDLIKKAVELSPDDGYILDSLAWAYYRLGRYPEAVAPMEASILTMSQDPLVNDHLGDIYWKVGRHREAEIQWRRALSLEPTDTDDVDPDRIRAKLDRGLDAVLAEEAAAPADAAAPAPQAANN from the coding sequence GTGACCCTGACCCGCCCGACTCTGGCCCTGATCGCCGCCCTGATGGCGGCGCTGTCGCTGCCCGCAGGCGCGCAGGAACGGCCCGCCCCCCGCCCCGAAGGCGATGCGCCCGACGCCGCCGCGACCCAGGCGCCGAAGCCCGATTCCGCGCCGCTGACCTTCGGGTTGGCCGGGCCGTTCCTGGCCGCGCGCATGGCGACGGTGGAAAGCGACTTCCAGGCGGCCGCGCGGTTCTTCGTGCAGGCCGTGGCGCATGATCCGGGCGACCGCTTTTTGCAGGACAGCGCCCTGGTGGCCCTGGTGTCGGCCGGGGAAATCGACCGCGCGGTGGCCCTTGCCGACCGCATCGGGTCCGAGGGCGAGCCGACCGAACTGTCGCATCTGATCCACCGCGCCGATCTGGTGCATTCCGGCGACTGGACCGGGCTGCTGGCCGATGTGGGCACGCCCGGCGATGCGGAATCGGAAGCCGACCTGCTGGCCGGGATGCTGCGCGGCTGGGGCCTTCTGGGCGCGGGCAAGGCGTCCGAGGCGCTGGCCGAATTCGAGCGCCTGTCCCGCGTCGAGGGCGTGGCGCCGATGGTGAACTATCACCTGGCGCTGGCCCGCGCGCTGGTCGGCGATTACGAAGGCGCCGAATCGCTGCTGGCCGACGACATGACCGGCGCGCATATCCTGGGCTTTACCGCCCGCGCGCAGATCCTGACCCAGCTTGAGCGGCGCGACGACGCCGTGGCCATGATCGAGGCGATTCCGGGCGTCGAGGCCGAGCCGCAGCTTCTGGCCCTGCGCGACCGGATCAAATCCGGCCAGCCGGTGGCCTTCGACGTGGTCAGGACGCCCGCCGACGGCATCGCGCAGGCGTTCCTGACCTTTGCATCGGCCCTGGTCTCCAGCCCGGATCCCGAACCCCTGTCGCTGATCCACGCCCGCCTGGCCGCCTGGCTGTCGCCCGACACCGCCGAGGCGCGGCTGATGGTCGCCCAGATCCTTCAGGAACGTCAGCAGTTCGACCTGGCGGAACCCGAATTCGACGCGCTGCGCCGCATGGGCCAGATGCGGCCCGTGGCGGAACTGGCGCGCATCGACACCCTGTCGCGCGCCGACCGCACGGACGAGGCTAGCAAGGCCGCGCTGTCGCTGACCGCCGCCTATCCCGACCTGCCGCAGGCCTGGATCGCGCTGGGCGACCTGCTGCGCCAGCAGGAAAAATTCGCCCAGGCCGTGCCCGCCTATGACAAGGCGCTGGCCCTGCTGGCCGACGCCCCCGCCGATACCCGCTGGTTCCCGCTATATGCGCGCGGCATCGCCCTGGAACGGTCGCAGCAGTTCGACCGGGCCGAGGCCGATTTCCTGGCCGCCCTCGAAATCCGCCCGAATCAGGCCGGCCTGCTGAACTATCTGGGCTATAGCTGGATCGACCGGAACAAGAATCTGGACCGCGCGCTGGACCTGATCAAGAAGGCGGTCGAACTGTCGCCGGACGACGGCTATATCCTCGATTCGCTGGCCTGGGCCTATTACCGGCTGGGCCGCTATCCGGAAGCGGTGGCGCCGATGGAAGCCTCGATCCTGACCATGTCGCAGGATCCGCTGGTGAACGACCATCTGGGCGACATCTACTGGAAGGTCGGCCGCCACCGCGAGGCCGAGATCCAGTGGCGCCGCGCCCTGTCGCTGGAACCGACCGATACCGATGACGTGGATCCCGACCGCATCCGCGCCAAGCTGGACCGGGGCCTTGATGCCGTCCTGGCCGAGGAAGCGGCGGCCCCGGCGGATGCCGCCGCACCCGCCCCGCAGGCCGCGAACAACTAA
- a CDS encoding nuclear transport factor 2 family protein, whose amino-acid sequence MDDSVTQLFRDYEALTARGLRGDVDADAFAAFFAPEFIGASPQGVRGDKNDAAMREAMAEEFVHHRKVGAKAMRIEAIRVLPLDAAHCVASVDWIASYGRKAGSDAQIRFTVHYFVQRTADGPRIFGWVSGDEQAALKEQGIL is encoded by the coding sequence ATGGACGATTCGGTGACGCAGCTTTTTCGCGATTACGAGGCGTTGACCGCACGCGGTTTGCGCGGGGATGTGGATGCCGACGCGTTCGCGGCGTTTTTCGCGCCCGAGTTCATCGGCGCATCTCCGCAGGGCGTGCGCGGCGACAAGAACGACGCGGCGATGCGCGAGGCGATGGCCGAGGAATTCGTCCATCACCGCAAGGTCGGCGCGAAGGCCATGCGGATCGAGGCGATCCGCGTCCTGCCGCTGGATGCGGCCCATTGCGTTGCATCGGTCGATTGGATCGCCAGCTATGGCCGCAAGGCCGGGTCTGATGCGCAGATCCGGTTCACCGTCCACTATTTCGTGCAGCGAACCGCCGATGGCCCGCGCATCTTCGGCTGGGTCAGCGGCGACGAACAGGCGGCGCTGAAGGAACAGGGCATCCTCTGA
- a CDS encoding DUF1491 family protein, which produces MPEPRLAAGIWVAAYLARLGAVNIPAYVTARGDDTAGAVLVKCALLDGTARLYGREWDFDSDSRPWQVLAQGDEREVDQAIARQRGFDPDLWVIEIESRDGRTLLTEDGLT; this is translated from the coding sequence ATGCCTGAACCCCGGCTCGCGGCGGGGATCTGGGTGGCGGCCTATCTGGCGCGGCTGGGGGCGGTGAATATCCCGGCCTATGTCACCGCGCGCGGCGACGACACGGCTGGCGCGGTGCTGGTGAAATGCGCGCTGCTGGACGGGACCGCGCGGCTTTACGGGCGCGAATGGGATTTCGACAGCGACAGCCGCCCCTGGCAGGTATTGGCCCAGGGCGACGAGCGCGAGGTGGACCAAGCCATCGCCCGGCAACGCGGCTTCGACCCCGACCTGTGGGTGATCGAGATCGAGAGCCGCGACGGCCGCACGCTGCTGACGGAAGATGGGCTGACCTGA
- the rnc gene encoding ribonuclease III, whose translation MKPGADIRAFMTRLGHDFARPDLLVRALTHGSIATTTRPDNQRLEFLGDRVLGLVMAEALFDADQSASEGQLAPRYNALVRGETCAAIAREIGLGEVLKLGRSEMMSGGRRKDALLADAMEAVLAAVYLDAGFDAARRIVLRLWADRLATLEDDPRDAKTALQEWAQAHGMPPPAYVQTERSGPDHAPVFLITARLADGRQAQAQGAGTKRSIEQAAAQALLDRLEGRE comes from the coding sequence ATGAAGCCGGGCGCCGACATCCGCGCCTTCATGACCCGACTGGGACACGACTTCGCGCGCCCCGACCTGCTGGTGCGCGCGCTGACCCATGGATCCATCGCCACCACCACCCGGCCCGACAATCAGCGGCTGGAGTTTCTGGGCGACCGGGTGCTGGGCCTGGTCATGGCCGAGGCGCTGTTCGACGCCGACCAGTCCGCCAGCGAAGGCCAGCTTGCGCCCCGCTACAACGCGCTTGTCCGGGGCGAGACCTGCGCGGCCATCGCCCGCGAGATCGGCCTGGGCGAGGTGCTGAAGCTGGGCCGGTCCGAGATGATGTCGGGCGGCCGCCGCAAGGACGCCCTCTTGGCCGACGCTATGGAGGCCGTGCTGGCGGCCGTCTATCTGGACGCGGGCTTCGACGCCGCGCGCCGGATCGTGTTGCGCCTCTGGGCCGACCGGCTGGCGACGCTGGAGGATGATCCCCGCGACGCCAAGACCGCGCTTCAGGAATGGGCGCAGGCCCATGGGATGCCGCCGCCGGCTTACGTCCAGACCGAACGCAGCGGCCCCGACCACGCCCCGGTCTTCCTGATCACCGCGCGGCTGGCCGACGGACGGCAGGCGCAGGCCCAGGGCGCGGGCACGAAACGCAGCATCGAACAGGCGGCGGCCCAGGCCCTGCTGGACCGGCTGGAGGGCCGCGAATGA
- the acpS gene encoding holo-ACP synthase: MILGIGTDLANIDRIAGTLDRFGDRFRNRVFTPTELAKAARRTDEAGTLAKRWAAKEACSKALGTGLAMGISWRDMAVSNLPSGQPVMALTGWAAERLAAMTPPGHRAVVHVTLTDDHPWAQAFVVIEALPLAPQS, translated from the coding sequence ATGATCCTGGGCATCGGCACCGACCTTGCCAATATCGACCGCATCGCGGGCACGCTCGACCGCTTCGGCGACCGGTTCCGCAACCGCGTCTTCACGCCCACCGAACTGGCCAAGGCCGCGCGCCGCACGGACGAGGCGGGGACGCTGGCGAAACGCTGGGCCGCGAAGGAAGCCTGTTCCAAGGCCTTGGGCACCGGGCTGGCGATGGGCATCAGCTGGCGCGACATGGCGGTCAGCAACCTGCCGTCCGGCCAGCCGGTGATGGCGCTGACCGGCTGGGCGGCGGAGCGGCTGGCGGCGATGACCCCGCCCGGCCACCGCGCGGTGGTTCACGTCACCTTGACCGACGACCACCCCTGGGCGCAGGCTTTCGTGGTGATCGAGGCGCTGCCCCTTGCGCCGCAATCTTGA
- a CDS encoding pyridoxine 5'-phosphate synthase, translating into MLRLGVNIDHVATIRNARGTPWPDPLRAARIAEGAGADGITAHLREDRRHISDADIDALMAKLRLPLNLEMAATAEMQAIALRHRPHAVCIVPEKREERTTEGGLDVAGNEAVLADYIAPLREAGSRVSLFIGHAPAQIEAAARIGAAVVELHTGAYCDLNTEGRHAERDTELAGLTRGARLADSLGLEVHAGHGLTFDTVGPIAAIPQIKELNIGHFLIAESVFTGLGEAIREMRRRMDEARA; encoded by the coding sequence ATGCTGCGTCTTGGCGTCAACATCGATCACGTCGCAACCATCCGCAACGCGCGCGGCACGCCCTGGCCCGACCCGCTGCGCGCCGCCCGCATTGCGGAAGGTGCGGGCGCAGACGGCATCACCGCCCATCTGCGAGAGGATCGCCGCCATATCAGCGACGCCGATATCGACGCGCTGATGGCGAAGCTGCGGCTTCCCCTGAACCTGGAAATGGCGGCGACCGCCGAGATGCAGGCCATCGCCCTGCGCCACCGCCCCCATGCCGTCTGCATCGTCCCCGAAAAGCGCGAGGAACGAACGACCGAAGGCGGCCTGGACGTGGCCGGCAACGAAGCCGTGCTGGCCGACTACATCGCCCCCTTGCGCGAGGCGGGCAGCCGCGTGTCGCTGTTCATCGGCCACGCCCCCGCCCAGATCGAGGCCGCCGCCCGCATCGGCGCGGCGGTGGTGGAGCTGCATACTGGCGCCTATTGCGATCTGAACACCGAAGGTCGCCATGCCGAACGCGACACCGAACTGGCGGGCCTGACCCGTGGCGCGCGCCTGGCCGACAGCCTGGGGCTGGAGGTCCACGCAGGCCATGGCCTGACCTTCGACACCGTCGGCCCCATCGCCGCGATCCCGCAGATCAAGGAATTGAACATCGGCCATTTCCTGATCGCCGAATCGGTCTTCACCGGCCTGGGCGAGGCGATCCGCGAAATGCGCCGCAGGATGGACGAGGCGCGCGCATGA
- a CDS encoding META domain-containing protein gives MPRLGTFGALTAAALALAACEPTPPVSADDRGFIPGGDYALVGMDGATVPLRNMTLTIAETSVSGRGPCNGYGAKNNAELPLVALSPLQRTNVDCGKNATIENRFFQVLQAATEMEYYGGVLKVKSPQTWLIFERGVTETQGQVTALDQARAGQ, from the coding sequence ATGCCCCGTCTCGGCACATTCGGCGCGCTGACCGCCGCAGCCCTTGCCCTTGCCGCCTGCGAACCGACGCCCCCCGTGTCCGCCGACGACCGCGGCTTCATTCCGGGCGGCGATTACGCATTGGTGGGCATGGACGGCGCGACCGTGCCGCTGCGCAACATGACGCTGACCATTGCCGAGACCAGCGTGTCGGGCCGTGGTCCCTGCAACGGCTATGGCGCCAAGAACAACGCCGAACTGCCGCTGGTGGCGCTGTCGCCGCTGCAAAGGACCAATGTCGACTGCGGCAAGAACGCCACGATCGAGAACCGCTTCTTCCAAGTCCTGCAAGCGGCGACCGAGATGGAATATTACGGCGGCGTGCTGAAGGTGAAATCGCCCCAGACCTGGCTGATCTTCGAACGCGGCGTGACCGAGACGCAGGGCCAGGTCACCGCGCTGGATCAGGCGCGCGCGGGTCAGTGA
- the lepB gene encoding signal peptidase I: MADSTAGKKKEGLWETVKTVFWALVIAGVFRTLFFQPFWIPSGSMKDTLLIGDFLFVNKMAYGYSQYSCPFALCPISGRILGSEPERGDVVVFRHPTRGVDFIKRLIGLPGDTVQMRGGRLFINGQEVPITPAGEFVEIKEQQGPQGLVPRCVNDPVAEGGDCISQRFTETLPNGRSHAILNIQDGAFADDTPTFTVPEGQYFFMGDNRDNSEDSRFPQEIGGLGFVPAEYLIGRADRIMFSSGGRSLLYFWTWRADRFFKAVD, encoded by the coding sequence ATGGCCGACAGCACGGCGGGCAAGAAAAAGGAAGGCCTCTGGGAAACGGTCAAGACCGTGTTCTGGGCGCTGGTCATCGCGGGCGTGTTCCGCACGCTGTTCTTCCAGCCCTTCTGGATCCCGTCCGGGTCGATGAAGGACACGCTGCTGATCGGCGATTTCCTGTTCGTCAACAAGATGGCCTATGGCTATTCGCAATATTCCTGCCCCTTCGCGCTATGCCCGATCTCGGGCCGGATCCTCGGCAGCGAACCCGAACGCGGCGATGTGGTGGTGTTCCGCCATCCGACGCGGGGCGTCGATTTCATCAAGCGGCTGATCGGCCTGCCCGGCGATACCGTGCAGATGCGCGGCGGCCGCCTGTTCATCAACGGCCAGGAAGTGCCGATCACCCCGGCCGGAGAGTTCGTCGAGATCAAGGAACAGCAGGGACCGCAGGGCCTGGTGCCGCGCTGCGTCAACGACCCGGTGGCCGAGGGCGGCGACTGCATCAGCCAGCGGTTTACCGAAACCCTGCCGAACGGGCGCAGCCACGCCATCCTGAACATCCAGGACGGCGCCTTCGCCGACGACACGCCGACCTTCACCGTCCCCGAAGGCCAGTATTTCTTCATGGGCGACAACCGCGACAATTCCGAGGATTCGCGCTTTCCGCAGGAAATCGGCGGCCTGGGTTTCGTCCCCGCCGAATACCTGATTGGCCGCGCCGACCGGATCATGTTCTCGTCCGGGGGCCGCTCGCTTCTGTATTTCTGGACCTGGCGGGCGGATCGCTTCTTCAAGGCGGTCGATTGA
- the recO gene encoding DNA repair protein RecO — MEWQAEGTVLARRPHGETSVILDVLTDLHGRHSGLVPGGVSQKRAAMLQPGSRLDLRWRARRDDQLGTFAAEPLRLRSGLLADPLALAGLNAVCSLLVFALPERDPHPVLVGATEGLLDLMEAGADWGQDYLRWEMRLLDEMGFGLDLSACAVTGAPQGLAYVSPKSGRAVSREGAGDWADRLLPLPGILGGAGDNRGRGLAEGLAITGHFLNARLAAELVGRPLPAARQRLVDRLARGQPKGGH, encoded by the coding sequence ATGGAGTGGCAGGCAGAAGGCACGGTCCTGGCCCGCCGCCCGCATGGCGAAACCTCGGTGATCCTGGACGTGCTGACCGACCTGCACGGGCGCCATTCGGGGCTGGTGCCGGGCGGCGTGTCGCAAAAGCGCGCGGCGATGCTGCAACCCGGATCGCGGCTGGATCTGCGCTGGCGGGCGCGGCGGGACGACCAACTGGGCACCTTCGCGGCGGAACCCCTGCGGCTGCGGTCGGGGCTGCTGGCCGATCCGCTGGCGCTGGCGGGGCTGAACGCGGTCTGTTCGCTGCTGGTCTTTGCCCTGCCCGAACGCGATCCGCATCCGGTGCTGGTCGGCGCCACCGAAGGTCTGCTGGATCTGATGGAGGCGGGGGCCGACTGGGGCCAGGATTACCTGCGATGGGAAATGCGCCTGCTGGACGAGATGGGCTTCGGCCTGGACCTGTCCGCCTGCGCGGTGACGGGCGCGCCGCAGGGGCTGGCCTATGTCAGCCCGAAATCAGGTCGCGCGGTCAGCCGTGAAGGGGCGGGGGACTGGGCCGACCGGCTGCTGCCGCTGCCCGGCATCCTGGGCGGGGCGGGCGACAATCGCGGCCGGGGCCTGGCCGAGGGGCTGGCCATCACCGGGCATTTCCTGAACGCCCGCCTTGCCGCCGAACTGGTGGGCCGCCCGCTTCCGGCAGCCCGCCAGCGTCTTGTGGACCGGCTGGCGCGCGGCCAGCCGAAGGGCGGTCACTGA
- the rarD gene encoding EamA family transporter RarD, translated as MSNPSPSGDSPRGLILAIATYVMWGFLPLFMKQLAHVPPSEVIAHRVLWSLPIALAVLLLQRRWAEVAGALRQPRLLGMALVTAALISVNWMIYVWAVGNDHALDAALGYYINPLFSVLLGATLLRERLSRAQIAAIALAALAVVVLTVQLGRLPMVAIGLTLTWGVYAFCKKSLPLGPTQGFTLEVLLLTPLALAYVIWLTVGGQSHFAAGSLTDTLLLIGCGPVTAVPLLCYATAAKQLRLTTIGILQYIAPTMIFVTAVLVFGEPFGLAQMIAFPMIWAALAIYTLSLLRGAGARRRAMQ; from the coding sequence ATGAGCAACCCGTCCCCCTCCGGTGATTCCCCGCGCGGCCTGATCCTGGCCATCGCCACCTATGTCATGTGGGGGTTTCTGCCGCTGTTCATGAAGCAGCTTGCCCATGTCCCCCCGTCCGAGGTGATCGCGCATCGGGTTCTGTGGTCCCTGCCCATCGCGCTGGCGGTCCTGCTGTTGCAGCGCCGCTGGGCCGAGGTGGCGGGCGCCCTGCGCCAGCCGCGCCTGCTGGGGATGGCGCTGGTGACGGCGGCGCTGATCTCGGTCAACTGGATGATCTATGTCTGGGCGGTGGGCAACGATCATGCGCTTGATGCGGCGCTTGGTTACTATATCAACCCGCTGTTCAGCGTGCTTCTGGGCGCGACGCTGCTGCGCGAACGGCTGAGCCGGGCGCAGATCGCCGCCATCGCCCTGGCCGCGCTGGCGGTGGTGGTGCTGACGGTGCAGCTGGGACGCCTGCCGATGGTCGCCATCGGGCTGACGCTGACCTGGGGCGTCTATGCCTTCTGCAAGAAAAGCCTGCCGCTTGGCCCGACCCAGGGCTTCACGCTGGAGGTTCTGCTGCTGACGCCCCTGGCGCTGGCCTATGTGATCTGGCTGACGGTCGGTGGCCAGTCGCATTTCGCCGCCGGCAGCCTGACCGACACGCTGCTGCTGATCGGCTGCGGCCCGGTGACCGCCGTGCCGCTGCTGTGCTATGCGACGGCGGCCAAGCAGTTGCGGCTGACCACCATCGGCATCCTGCAATACATCGCGCCGACGATGATCTTCGTCACCGCCGTGCTGGTCTTTGGCGAGCCGTTCGGCCTGGCGCAGATGATCGCCTTTCCGATGATCTGGGCGGCCCTGGCGATCTATACCCTGTCGCTGCTGCGCGGAGCGGGCGCGCGGCGGCGCGCCATGCAATAG